In Candidatus Eremiobacteraceae bacterium, a genomic segment contains:
- a CDS encoding NUDIX hydrolase, producing the protein MKTIRLCTGLLRRGNDVLLVRCRYDGEPQPLWVLPGGRQEDGETIAQAVIREFGEETSLAVQIDGLAYVSESIDVRRGLHVVNCTFWVSERDASAPKPLPRDKKVVEVRFVRAAEAPALLAADVLRVPVAAALSGDPHPRYFAFAASDVAVPFFGRTG; encoded by the coding sequence GTGAAGACGATCCGCTTGTGCACCGGTCTACTGCGGCGCGGGAACGACGTGCTGCTCGTCCGTTGCCGCTATGACGGCGAGCCGCAGCCGCTGTGGGTGCTGCCGGGCGGCCGCCAAGAAGACGGCGAGACGATCGCACAGGCCGTCATCCGCGAGTTCGGCGAAGAGACGTCGCTCGCGGTGCAGATCGACGGACTCGCGTACGTGAGCGAGTCGATCGACGTTCGCCGCGGGTTGCACGTCGTCAACTGCACGTTCTGGGTGAGCGAACGCGACGCGAGCGCCCCTAAGCCGCTGCCGCGCGACAAGAAAGTCGTCGAGGTGCGCTTCGTGCGCGCCGCCGAGGCGCCGGCGCTCCTAGCCGCCGATGTCTTGCGCGTTCCCGTCGCGGCGGCGCTGAGCGGCGACCCGCACCCGCGCTACTTCGCTTTCGCGGCTTCCGACGTCGCTGTGCCGTTCTTCGGTCGGACCGGCTGA